In the Catharus ustulatus isolate bCatUst1 chromosome 18, bCatUst1.pri.v2, whole genome shotgun sequence genome, one interval contains:
- the PATZ1 gene encoding POZ-, AT hook-, and zinc finger-containing protein 1 isoform X4: MERVSEAAACGPSSGCYTYQVSRHSADVLHSLNQQRKNGGRFCDVLLRVGDESFPAHRAVLAACSEYFESVFSAQLGDGAGGGGGDAEGSAAEAAAGGAAAAAGGAPGGGRELEMHTISSKVFGDILDFAYTSRIVVRLESFPELMTAAKFLLMRSVIDICQEVIKQSNVQLLVPPARPDIMLFRPGAADLGFPLDMTNGATLAPNGNGIAGMPEDEATRAALSAAQSSLPVLQGVDRLPMVAGPLSPPLLASPFQNVAASAPTLSTKRGRGRPRKANLLDSMMFGTPGGLREAGILPCGLCGKVFTDANRLRQHEAQHGVTSLQLGYIDIPPPRLGENGVPGQDDPDAPRKRSRTRKQVACEICGKIFRDVYHLNRHKLSHSGEKPYSCPVCGLRFKRKDRMSYHVRSHDGSVGKPYICQSCGKGFSRPDHLNGHIKQVHTSERPHKCQQENGSHHGISSETSTSIEKLKLQETCNASFATRDRLRSHLACHEDKVPCQVCGKYLRAAYMADHLKKHSEGPSNFCTICNRGFSSASYLKVHVKTHHGVPLPQVSRHQESIPNGGAAFHCVRTYGIKEGQKCSHSDPIESSDSYGDLSDTSDLKTPEKQSTNGSFSCDLAVSKNKMETEGEKKYPCPECGSFFRSKSYLNKHIQKVHVRALGGPLGDLGPALGSPFSPQQNMSLLESFGFQIVQSAFASSLVDPEVDQQPMGPEGK; encoded by the exons ATGGAGCGGGTGAGCGAGGCCGCCGCCTGCGGCCCCTCGTCGGGCTGCTACACCTACCAGGTGAGCCGGCACAGCGCCGACGTGCTGCACAGCCTCAACCAGCAGCGCAAGAACGGCGGCCGCTTCTGCGACGTGCTCCTACGCGTGGGCGACGAGAGCTTCCCGGCGCACCGCGCCGTGCTGGCCGCTTGCAGCGAGTACTTCGAGTCGGTGTTCAGCGCGCAGCTCGGCGACGGGGcaggtggcggcggcggcgacgCGGAGGGGAgcgcggcggaggcggcggccggcggggctgcGGCTGCGGCCGGCGGCGCccccgggggcgggcgggagctGGAGATGCACACCATCAGCTCCAAGGTGTTCGGTGACATCCTGGACTTCGCCTACACGTCGCGCATCGTGGTGCGGCTGGAGAGCTTTCCGGAGCTCATGACGGCCGCCAAGTTCCTGCTGATGCGCTCTGTGATCGACATCTGCCAGGAGGTCATCAAGCAGTCCAACGTGCAGCTCCTCGTGCCCCCAGCACGCCCTGACATTATGCTGTTCCGTCCGGGGGCTGCTGACCTCGGCTTCCCTCTTGACATGACCAACGGTGCCACTTTGGCTCCCAATGGCAATGGCATCGCTGGCATGCCTGAAGACGAGGCCACGCGGGCTGCGCTCAGCGCTGCGCAGtcctccctgcctgtcctgcagggTGTGGACCGCCTGCCCATGGTGGCAGGACCTCTGTCCCCACCGCTGCTGGCCTCACCCTTCCAGAATGTTGCTGCTAGTGCCCCCACTCTAAGCACCAAGAGGGGCAGAGGGCGTCCCCGTAAAGCCAATCTCTTGGACTCCATGATGTTTGGTACCCCAGGGGGCCTGCGAGAGGCTGGTATCCTGCCTTGTGGTCTCTGTGGGAAAGTATTCACGGATGCTAATCGTCTTCGGCAGCACGAGGCTCAACATGGGGTGACAAGCTTACAGCTGGGATACATAGACATCCCACCCCCACGACTGGGTGAAAATGGTGTTCCTGGTCAGGACGACCCCGATGCACCTCGAAAAAGAAGCAGGACGAGGAAACAGGTGGCCTGTGAGATCTGTGGCAAGATTTTTCGGGACGTGTACCACCTGAATCGGCACAAGCTGTCACACTCTGGTGAAAAGCCTTACTCTTGTCCGGTGTGTGGCTTGCGGTTCAAGCGAAAAGACAGGATGTCCTATCATGTTCGATCGCATGATGGCTCTGTGGGAAAGCCCTACATCTGCCAGAGCTGTGGAAAAGGCTTTTCCAG GCCAGACCACTTGAATGGACACATCAAACAGGTGCATACCTCAGAGCGACCTCACAAGTGTCAG CAGGAAAATGGCAGCCACCATGGAATAAGCTCAGAGACATCCACATCCATAGAAAAGTTGAAACTTCAAGAG ACTTGTAACGCTTCCTTTGCCACTCGTGACCGGCTGCGCTCACACCTGGCATGTCATGAAGACAAAGTTCCATGCCAGGTGTGTGGGAAGTACTTGAGAGCAGCATACATGGCAGATCACTTGAAGAAGCATAGTGAAGGACCAAGCAATTTCTGCACTATCTGTAACCGAG gtttctcctctgcctcctaCTTAAAGGTCCATGTTAAAACCCACCACGGTGTTCCCCTTCCCCAGGTCTCCAGGCACCAGGAGTCCATCCCGAATGGGGGAGCAGCGTTCCACTGCGTCAGGACCTATGGCATCAAAG AAGGCCAGAAATGTTCACATTCGGACCCGATTGAGAGTTCTGATTCATATGGAGACCTCTCTGACACCAGTGACCTCAAGACTCCTGAGAAACAGAGCACCAATGGGTCCTTCTCGTGTGACCTGGCAGTCAGCAAAAACAAAATGGAGACGGAAGGAGAGAAGAAGTACCCGTGCCCTGAATGCGGCAGCTTTTTCAGATCAAAGTCTTATCTGAACAAACACATACAGAAAGTTCACGTCAGGGCCCTTGGTGGCCCACTGGGGGACCTGGGTCCTGCTCTAGGATCCCCCTTCTCACCCCAACAGAACATGTCTCTTCTGGAGTCGTTTGGGTTTCAGATCGTCCAGTCAGCGTTTGCATCATCCCTAGTAGATCCAGAGGTCGACCAGCAACCAATGGGGCCGGAGGGGAAATGA
- the PATZ1 gene encoding POZ-, AT hook-, and zinc finger-containing protein 1 isoform X2 produces the protein MERVSEAAACGPSSGCYTYQVSRHSADVLHSLNQQRKNGGRFCDVLLRVGDESFPAHRAVLAACSEYFESVFSAQLGDGAGGGGGDAEGSAAEAAAGGAAAAAGGAPGGGRELEMHTISSKVFGDILDFAYTSRIVVRLESFPELMTAAKFLLMRSVIDICQEVIKQSNVQLLVPPARPDIMLFRPGAADLGFPLDMTNGATLAPNGNGIAGMPEDEATRAALSAAQSSLPVLQGVDRLPMVAGPLSPPLLASPFQNVAASAPTLSTKRGRGRPRKANLLDSMMFGTPGGLREAGILPCGLCGKVFTDANRLRQHEAQHGVTSLQLGYIDIPPPRLGENGVPGQDDPDAPRKRSRTRKQVACEICGKIFRDVYHLNRHKLSHSGEKPYSCPVCGLRFKRKDRMSYHVRSHDGSVGKPYICQSCGKGFSRPDHLNGHIKQVHTSERPHKCQTCNASFATRDRLRSHLACHEDKVPCQVCGKYLRAAYMADHLKKHSEGPSNFCTICNREGQKCSHSDPIESSDSYGDLSDTSDLKTPEKQSTNGSFSCDLAVSKNKMETEGEKKYPCPECGSFFRSKSYLNKHIQKVHVRALGGPLGDLGPALGSPFSPQQNMSLLESFGFQIVQSAFASSLVDPEVDQQPMGPEGK, from the exons ATGGAGCGGGTGAGCGAGGCCGCCGCCTGCGGCCCCTCGTCGGGCTGCTACACCTACCAGGTGAGCCGGCACAGCGCCGACGTGCTGCACAGCCTCAACCAGCAGCGCAAGAACGGCGGCCGCTTCTGCGACGTGCTCCTACGCGTGGGCGACGAGAGCTTCCCGGCGCACCGCGCCGTGCTGGCCGCTTGCAGCGAGTACTTCGAGTCGGTGTTCAGCGCGCAGCTCGGCGACGGGGcaggtggcggcggcggcgacgCGGAGGGGAgcgcggcggaggcggcggccggcggggctgcGGCTGCGGCCGGCGGCGCccccgggggcgggcgggagctGGAGATGCACACCATCAGCTCCAAGGTGTTCGGTGACATCCTGGACTTCGCCTACACGTCGCGCATCGTGGTGCGGCTGGAGAGCTTTCCGGAGCTCATGACGGCCGCCAAGTTCCTGCTGATGCGCTCTGTGATCGACATCTGCCAGGAGGTCATCAAGCAGTCCAACGTGCAGCTCCTCGTGCCCCCAGCACGCCCTGACATTATGCTGTTCCGTCCGGGGGCTGCTGACCTCGGCTTCCCTCTTGACATGACCAACGGTGCCACTTTGGCTCCCAATGGCAATGGCATCGCTGGCATGCCTGAAGACGAGGCCACGCGGGCTGCGCTCAGCGCTGCGCAGtcctccctgcctgtcctgcagggTGTGGACCGCCTGCCCATGGTGGCAGGACCTCTGTCCCCACCGCTGCTGGCCTCACCCTTCCAGAATGTTGCTGCTAGTGCCCCCACTCTAAGCACCAAGAGGGGCAGAGGGCGTCCCCGTAAAGCCAATCTCTTGGACTCCATGATGTTTGGTACCCCAGGGGGCCTGCGAGAGGCTGGTATCCTGCCTTGTGGTCTCTGTGGGAAAGTATTCACGGATGCTAATCGTCTTCGGCAGCACGAGGCTCAACATGGGGTGACAAGCTTACAGCTGGGATACATAGACATCCCACCCCCACGACTGGGTGAAAATGGTGTTCCTGGTCAGGACGACCCCGATGCACCTCGAAAAAGAAGCAGGACGAGGAAACAGGTGGCCTGTGAGATCTGTGGCAAGATTTTTCGGGACGTGTACCACCTGAATCGGCACAAGCTGTCACACTCTGGTGAAAAGCCTTACTCTTGTCCGGTGTGTGGCTTGCGGTTCAAGCGAAAAGACAGGATGTCCTATCATGTTCGATCGCATGATGGCTCTGTGGGAAAGCCCTACATCTGCCAGAGCTGTGGAAAAGGCTTTTCCAG GCCAGACCACTTGAATGGACACATCAAACAGGTGCATACCTCAGAGCGACCTCACAAGTGTCAG ACTTGTAACGCTTCCTTTGCCACTCGTGACCGGCTGCGCTCACACCTGGCATGTCATGAAGACAAAGTTCCATGCCAGGTGTGTGGGAAGTACTTGAGAGCAGCATACATGGCAGATCACTTGAAGAAGCATAGTGAAGGACCAAGCAATTTCTGCACTATCTGTAACCGAG AAGGCCAGAAATGTTCACATTCGGACCCGATTGAGAGTTCTGATTCATATGGAGACCTCTCTGACACCAGTGACCTCAAGACTCCTGAGAAACAGAGCACCAATGGGTCCTTCTCGTGTGACCTGGCAGTCAGCAAAAACAAAATGGAGACGGAAGGAGAGAAGAAGTACCCGTGCCCTGAATGCGGCAGCTTTTTCAGATCAAAGTCTTATCTGAACAAACACATACAGAAAGTTCACGTCAGGGCCCTTGGTGGCCCACTGGGGGACCTGGGTCCTGCTCTAGGATCCCCCTTCTCACCCCAACAGAACATGTCTCTTCTGGAGTCGTTTGGGTTTCAGATCGTCCAGTCAGCGTTTGCATCATCCCTAGTAGATCCAGAGGTCGACCAGCAACCAATGGGGCCGGAGGGGAAATGA
- the PATZ1 gene encoding POZ-, AT hook-, and zinc finger-containing protein 1 isoform X1: MERVSEAAACGPSSGCYTYQVSRHSADVLHSLNQQRKNGGRFCDVLLRVGDESFPAHRAVLAACSEYFESVFSAQLGDGAGGGGGDAEGSAAEAAAGGAAAAAGGAPGGGRELEMHTISSKVFGDILDFAYTSRIVVRLESFPELMTAAKFLLMRSVIDICQEVIKQSNVQLLVPPARPDIMLFRPGAADLGFPLDMTNGATLAPNGNGIAGMPEDEATRAALSAAQSSLPVLQGVDRLPMVAGPLSPPLLASPFQNVAASAPTLSTKRGRGRPRKANLLDSMMFGTPGGLREAGILPCGLCGKVFTDANRLRQHEAQHGVTSLQLGYIDIPPPRLGENGVPGQDDPDAPRKRSRTRKQVACEICGKIFRDVYHLNRHKLSHSGEKPYSCPVCGLRFKRKDRMSYHVRSHDGSVGKPYICQSCGKGFSRPDHLNGHIKQVHTSERPHKCQTCNASFATRDRLRSHLACHEDKVPCQVCGKYLRAAYMADHLKKHSEGPSNFCTICNRGFSSASYLKVHVKTHHGVPLPQVSRHQESIPNGGAAFHCVRTYGIKEGQKCSHSDPIESSDSYGDLSDTSDLKTPEKQSTNGSFSCDLAVSKNKMETEGEKKYPCPECGSFFRSKSYLNKHIQKVHVRALGGPLGDLGPALGSPFSPQQNMSLLESFGFQIVQSAFASSLVDPEVDQQPMGPEGK, from the exons ATGGAGCGGGTGAGCGAGGCCGCCGCCTGCGGCCCCTCGTCGGGCTGCTACACCTACCAGGTGAGCCGGCACAGCGCCGACGTGCTGCACAGCCTCAACCAGCAGCGCAAGAACGGCGGCCGCTTCTGCGACGTGCTCCTACGCGTGGGCGACGAGAGCTTCCCGGCGCACCGCGCCGTGCTGGCCGCTTGCAGCGAGTACTTCGAGTCGGTGTTCAGCGCGCAGCTCGGCGACGGGGcaggtggcggcggcggcgacgCGGAGGGGAgcgcggcggaggcggcggccggcggggctgcGGCTGCGGCCGGCGGCGCccccgggggcgggcgggagctGGAGATGCACACCATCAGCTCCAAGGTGTTCGGTGACATCCTGGACTTCGCCTACACGTCGCGCATCGTGGTGCGGCTGGAGAGCTTTCCGGAGCTCATGACGGCCGCCAAGTTCCTGCTGATGCGCTCTGTGATCGACATCTGCCAGGAGGTCATCAAGCAGTCCAACGTGCAGCTCCTCGTGCCCCCAGCACGCCCTGACATTATGCTGTTCCGTCCGGGGGCTGCTGACCTCGGCTTCCCTCTTGACATGACCAACGGTGCCACTTTGGCTCCCAATGGCAATGGCATCGCTGGCATGCCTGAAGACGAGGCCACGCGGGCTGCGCTCAGCGCTGCGCAGtcctccctgcctgtcctgcagggTGTGGACCGCCTGCCCATGGTGGCAGGACCTCTGTCCCCACCGCTGCTGGCCTCACCCTTCCAGAATGTTGCTGCTAGTGCCCCCACTCTAAGCACCAAGAGGGGCAGAGGGCGTCCCCGTAAAGCCAATCTCTTGGACTCCATGATGTTTGGTACCCCAGGGGGCCTGCGAGAGGCTGGTATCCTGCCTTGTGGTCTCTGTGGGAAAGTATTCACGGATGCTAATCGTCTTCGGCAGCACGAGGCTCAACATGGGGTGACAAGCTTACAGCTGGGATACATAGACATCCCACCCCCACGACTGGGTGAAAATGGTGTTCCTGGTCAGGACGACCCCGATGCACCTCGAAAAAGAAGCAGGACGAGGAAACAGGTGGCCTGTGAGATCTGTGGCAAGATTTTTCGGGACGTGTACCACCTGAATCGGCACAAGCTGTCACACTCTGGTGAAAAGCCTTACTCTTGTCCGGTGTGTGGCTTGCGGTTCAAGCGAAAAGACAGGATGTCCTATCATGTTCGATCGCATGATGGCTCTGTGGGAAAGCCCTACATCTGCCAGAGCTGTGGAAAAGGCTTTTCCAG GCCAGACCACTTGAATGGACACATCAAACAGGTGCATACCTCAGAGCGACCTCACAAGTGTCAG ACTTGTAACGCTTCCTTTGCCACTCGTGACCGGCTGCGCTCACACCTGGCATGTCATGAAGACAAAGTTCCATGCCAGGTGTGTGGGAAGTACTTGAGAGCAGCATACATGGCAGATCACTTGAAGAAGCATAGTGAAGGACCAAGCAATTTCTGCACTATCTGTAACCGAG gtttctcctctgcctcctaCTTAAAGGTCCATGTTAAAACCCACCACGGTGTTCCCCTTCCCCAGGTCTCCAGGCACCAGGAGTCCATCCCGAATGGGGGAGCAGCGTTCCACTGCGTCAGGACCTATGGCATCAAAG AAGGCCAGAAATGTTCACATTCGGACCCGATTGAGAGTTCTGATTCATATGGAGACCTCTCTGACACCAGTGACCTCAAGACTCCTGAGAAACAGAGCACCAATGGGTCCTTCTCGTGTGACCTGGCAGTCAGCAAAAACAAAATGGAGACGGAAGGAGAGAAGAAGTACCCGTGCCCTGAATGCGGCAGCTTTTTCAGATCAAAGTCTTATCTGAACAAACACATACAGAAAGTTCACGTCAGGGCCCTTGGTGGCCCACTGGGGGACCTGGGTCCTGCTCTAGGATCCCCCTTCTCACCCCAACAGAACATGTCTCTTCTGGAGTCGTTTGGGTTTCAGATCGTCCAGTCAGCGTTTGCATCATCCCTAGTAGATCCAGAGGTCGACCAGCAACCAATGGGGCCGGAGGGGAAATGA
- the PATZ1 gene encoding POZ-, AT hook-, and zinc finger-containing protein 1 isoform X3, whose product MERVSEAAACGPSSGCYTYQVSRHSADVLHSLNQQRKNGGRFCDVLLRVGDESFPAHRAVLAACSEYFESVFSAQLGDGAGGGGGDAEGSAAEAAAGGAAAAAGGAPGGGRELEMHTISSKVFGDILDFAYTSRIVVRLESFPELMTAAKFLLMRSVIDICQEVIKQSNVQLLVPPARPDIMLFRPGAADLGFPLDMTNGATLAPNGNGIAGMPEDEATRAALSAAQSSLPVLQGVDRLPMVAGPLSPPLLASPFQNVAASAPTLSTKRGRGRPRKANLLDSMMFGTPGGLREAGILPCGLCGKVFTDANRLRQHEAQHGVTSLQLGYIDIPPPRLGENGVPGQDDPDAPRKRSRTRKQVACEICGKIFRDVYHLNRHKLSHSGEKPYSCPVCGLRFKRKDRMSYHVRSHDGSVGKPYICQSCGKGFSRPDHLNGHIKQVHTSERPHKCQTCNASFATRDRLRSHLACHEDKVPCQVCGKYLRAAYMADHLKKHSEGPSNFCTICNRGLQAPGVHPEWGSSVPLRQDLWHQRRPEMFTFGPD is encoded by the exons ATGGAGCGGGTGAGCGAGGCCGCCGCCTGCGGCCCCTCGTCGGGCTGCTACACCTACCAGGTGAGCCGGCACAGCGCCGACGTGCTGCACAGCCTCAACCAGCAGCGCAAGAACGGCGGCCGCTTCTGCGACGTGCTCCTACGCGTGGGCGACGAGAGCTTCCCGGCGCACCGCGCCGTGCTGGCCGCTTGCAGCGAGTACTTCGAGTCGGTGTTCAGCGCGCAGCTCGGCGACGGGGcaggtggcggcggcggcgacgCGGAGGGGAgcgcggcggaggcggcggccggcggggctgcGGCTGCGGCCGGCGGCGCccccgggggcgggcgggagctGGAGATGCACACCATCAGCTCCAAGGTGTTCGGTGACATCCTGGACTTCGCCTACACGTCGCGCATCGTGGTGCGGCTGGAGAGCTTTCCGGAGCTCATGACGGCCGCCAAGTTCCTGCTGATGCGCTCTGTGATCGACATCTGCCAGGAGGTCATCAAGCAGTCCAACGTGCAGCTCCTCGTGCCCCCAGCACGCCCTGACATTATGCTGTTCCGTCCGGGGGCTGCTGACCTCGGCTTCCCTCTTGACATGACCAACGGTGCCACTTTGGCTCCCAATGGCAATGGCATCGCTGGCATGCCTGAAGACGAGGCCACGCGGGCTGCGCTCAGCGCTGCGCAGtcctccctgcctgtcctgcagggTGTGGACCGCCTGCCCATGGTGGCAGGACCTCTGTCCCCACCGCTGCTGGCCTCACCCTTCCAGAATGTTGCTGCTAGTGCCCCCACTCTAAGCACCAAGAGGGGCAGAGGGCGTCCCCGTAAAGCCAATCTCTTGGACTCCATGATGTTTGGTACCCCAGGGGGCCTGCGAGAGGCTGGTATCCTGCCTTGTGGTCTCTGTGGGAAAGTATTCACGGATGCTAATCGTCTTCGGCAGCACGAGGCTCAACATGGGGTGACAAGCTTACAGCTGGGATACATAGACATCCCACCCCCACGACTGGGTGAAAATGGTGTTCCTGGTCAGGACGACCCCGATGCACCTCGAAAAAGAAGCAGGACGAGGAAACAGGTGGCCTGTGAGATCTGTGGCAAGATTTTTCGGGACGTGTACCACCTGAATCGGCACAAGCTGTCACACTCTGGTGAAAAGCCTTACTCTTGTCCGGTGTGTGGCTTGCGGTTCAAGCGAAAAGACAGGATGTCCTATCATGTTCGATCGCATGATGGCTCTGTGGGAAAGCCCTACATCTGCCAGAGCTGTGGAAAAGGCTTTTCCAG GCCAGACCACTTGAATGGACACATCAAACAGGTGCATACCTCAGAGCGACCTCACAAGTGTCAG ACTTGTAACGCTTCCTTTGCCACTCGTGACCGGCTGCGCTCACACCTGGCATGTCATGAAGACAAAGTTCCATGCCAGGTGTGTGGGAAGTACTTGAGAGCAGCATACATGGCAGATCACTTGAAGAAGCATAGTGAAGGACCAAGCAATTTCTGCACTATCTGTAACCGAG GTCTCCAGGCACCAGGAGTCCATCCCGAATGGGGGAGCAGCGTTCCACTGCGTCAGGACCTATGGCATCAAAG AAGGCCAGAAATGTTCACATTCGGACCCGATTGA